The genomic DNA CCGCGCTCAACAAGGGCCTCACCGCCACCAGCCGTAACTGGAACACCGTTGCAAAACTCGTGGAGATGACACGTGTCTGAGCCGTCGCCCGCCGTGGCCGCCGCCATCGAAGGCGAGCTTCGCCTCCTGGACCCACTGGTGCGGGCCTCCGCGGATCTTCTCGCCACTCTGCTGCACCCGGAGTTCCGCGAGATCGGCACCAGCGGGCGCCTCTGGAGCCGGGAAACGATCATCGCCTCGCTGACCGCGGACGACGCCCCGAACCCCGGGCCGCTGACCGCCTCCCGGATGCGGGGAGTCCAGCTCTGCACCGACCTGGTGCACCTCACCTTCGACACGGAGTCCAAGGGGCTGCGCTCCCACCGCAGTTCGCTGTGGCGGAGGGAGGAGTCGGGCTGGCTGCTCTACTTCCACCAGGCCACCCCGTTCATCGACGACCCGTTCGCCGAGGTCTGAGCATCGCGTGGGTGGTGGAGGCAGATCGACGCGGTCCAGGGTCTTCCCCAGCACCCGCACCGTCGCGTCCGGCCGGTTCCGGTCGCCTCAGGCCGTCAGCGACGCACAGGCCGTGAGCCGTGCCTCGTCGTACCGGGTCAGCAGCAGCCGTGCCAACTCCGGTGCCGGGCCCAGCACATCGGCCAGCACATCGGCCCCGGCCGCCCCGGCACCCGCCGCGATCCGGTCCGGGAGCCGTCCCGGTGCGATGACGTACGGGGCGACCGCCACCCGGCGTACGCCCTCGGCCCGCAGCGCCCGCACCGCGTCCTCGGTGCGGGGGCGGTCCGGGGAAACAGCGGAGGCGAACGCAGGCCGCACGGCGCACCAACCGGTGTGCCGCAGCTCCCGCGCGATTTCAGCGATCACTGCGATCGCCTCCGGGTCTGTGGAGCCCGCCGAGGCCAGGACGAGCCCGGTCGAACTCTTGTCGCCGGGGGAGACCCCGGCCTGGTGCAGCCGCCGGTCCAGGGCCGCGTTGAGCAGGGGCGACGGGCCCAGGACCTCGGCCTGACGGATGTCGAGCCCCGGCATCCGGGTCCGGGCCTCGCGCAGGACCGCGGGAATGTCGGTCTTGGCGTGGAAGGCCCGGGTGAGCAGCAGGGGGAGGGCGACGATCTCGCCCGCGCCCTCCGCGGCCAGGCGTTCCAGCAGCCTGGGCACGGACGGCGCGTGGAAATCCAGGAAGCCCGTCTCCACCCGTATCCCGGGCCGCAGCGCCCGTACTCGCGCGGTGAGCGCGTGCACGGTCGCGGCGTGCCGCGGGTCGCGGCTGCCGTGGGCGATCACGAGGAGGACAGGGGTGGACATCGGCGTACTCGTTCTCTCGGCTCTCTCGGTTCCGTCGGTTCCGCGGTCCTCGCGGTCCTGTCAGTTCTTGACGAGGAGGCCGCGGCTGCGCAGCACCCACCGCTCCAGCGGGCTGAAGATCAGCAGGTCGATCGCGATGCCGACGAAGAGGATCAGAAGGATGGAGAGGAAGATCCCCGGCATGTCGAAGTTGTTGCGGCCGTTCTCCAGCAACTGCCCCAGGCCGAGACCGAGATCGGGGGACGAGGCGATGATCTCGGCGGCCATCAGCGAACGCCAGGAGAAGGCCCAGCCCTGCTTCAGCCCGGCCAGATAGCCGGGGAGCGCGGCCGGCAGCACGATGTGCCAGGTCCCGCGCAGCCCGGTCGCGCCGAGCGTGCGGCCGGCCCGCAGGAACAGCGGCGGTACCTGGTCGACCCCGGAGACCAGACCGTTGGCGATCGAAGGGACGGCACCCAGCAGGATCACCGCGTACATCATGCTGTCGTTCAGCCCGAGCCAGATGACGGCCGGGGCCACCCACGCCACCGAGGGCAGCGACTGGAGCCCGGACAGGATCGGGCCGATGCCGGCCCGGACCAGCTTCACCCGGGCGACCAGCAGACCCAGCGGCGTACCGATGGCCACCGCCAGCAGGAAGCCGAGCAGGCCGCGCGACACACTGGTCCAGACGACCTCCAGCAGAGTCCCCCGCAACCACATGTCGACCGCGCTGTCCCACACCGCGGACGGCGGCGGCAGCTTGTAGTCCTCGGTGACCTGGGCCCGGACCAGCAGCTGCCAGATCACCAGGACCAGGACGACCGCGACCACGGGCGGCAGGACCTTGCGCAGCAGGATCTCGCGCACCGGGGTCCGGCGCACCTGGACGGCGTCCAGCGCGTCGAGTCCGGCCTCCAGACCGGCCAGGTCGTCGGAGTTCGCGCCGGCCGGCCCGTCCTTCCGGTCCCGG from Streptomyces sp. NBC_00654 includes the following:
- a CDS encoding nuclear transport factor 2 family protein, with amino-acid sequence MSEPSPAVAAAIEGELRLLDPLVRASADLLATLLHPEFREIGTSGRLWSRETIIASLTADDAPNPGPLTASRMRGVQLCTDLVHLTFDTESKGLRSHRSSLWRREESGWLLYFHQATPFIDDPFAEV
- a CDS encoding sirohydrochlorin chelatase, encoding MSTPVLLVIAHGSRDPRHAATVHALTARVRALRPGIRVETGFLDFHAPSVPRLLERLAAEGAGEIVALPLLLTRAFHAKTDIPAVLREARTRMPGLDIRQAEVLGPSPLLNAALDRRLHQAGVSPGDKSSTGLVLASAGSTDPEAIAVIAEIARELRHTGWCAVRPAFASAVSPDRPRTEDAVRALRAEGVRRVAVAPYVIAPGRLPDRIAAGAGAAGADVLADVLGPAPELARLLLTRYDEARLTACASLTA
- a CDS encoding ABC transporter permease, which produces MASTDITSDRDRKDGPAGANSDDLAGLEAGLDALDAVQVRRTPVREILLRKVLPPVVAVVLVLVIWQLLVRAQVTEDYKLPPPSAVWDSAVDMWLRGTLLEVVWTSVSRGLLGFLLAVAIGTPLGLLVARVKLVRAGIGPILSGLQSLPSVAWVAPAVIWLGLNDSMMYAVILLGAVPSIANGLVSGVDQVPPLFLRAGRTLGATGLRGTWHIVLPAALPGYLAGLKQGWAFSWRSLMAAEIIASSPDLGLGLGQLLENGRNNFDMPGIFLSILLILFVGIAIDLLIFSPLERWVLRSRGLLVKN